GCCAGCTCCTCGTAACGGTCGTAGATATCCAGCCCCAGGATATTAGCCAGCACTTGTTTACGCTCACCAGGCCGTTTGGTGGCGAACTCGTCGGCCCGTCCCTGCACCAGGAACGCCGAGTTGATAAACGTGTCGTAATCGAGGCGCAATAACTGGCAGAGGCGCTCCTCAGTGGCGCGCACGGTGGGCTCGGTGATGGGCTGATATCGCTCGCCGTTCCACACTTGCAGCTCCAGGATCGTTTGCCCACTGCGCCGCCCGTCACCCTTGCGACGCTTACGGATGACACAGTAACGCGTGTTCTCAAGGGCGAACTCGAACTCCACCTCCATTTCGGTCTGTCCGAGATGGATTAGCGCATCGTGATCAGCGGTGCGCGATCTGCCCCAGAGAGCCCATGTTATGGCGTCAAGAAGGGCCGATTTGCCGTGGCCGTTGTCGCCGGTTAAGCAGGCGACGTGAATGCCCTGGAAATCCAGTGGGGGGACGTTATCGCGATAACACATGAAGTTGCGAAGTTTTAGCTTGAGCGGTATCATAACCTCGCCCCGGCGAACCGATAAATCGCTGACTCGCCTGAAAGCCTACGCGGAGACATGCTGCAGTGTACCACAGGTTGGTCACGTCTTCAACCTGCGCCATCCTTTCCTAGACGGTGTTATGGGGCTTGAGAAGACAGTGACTCAGAGGAGGCAAAGGCCGGATAGCATGAAGCGAGTGGTAAGCATCAGCCTAGGCAGCTCGGCCAGGGACAAGCGGGTTGAGCTGGAGTTGATGGGCGAGCGGGTGCTGATCGAGCGCATCGGGTGCGATGGTGATGAGCAGAAGGCTCGCCGGCTGTATCGCGAGCTGGATGGCCAGGTAGATGCCTTTGGCGTCGGCGGCGCTGACCTAAACGTACGCGTGTTCGATCGCTACTACCCGATCTACGGGGCTCGACGGCTTGTCGCCGATGTCAAACGCACGCCGGTGGTGGACGGCGACGGCGTGCGCCAGATCGTGGAACGCCAATTGGCTCAGCGCATCGAGGAACAGATCGGCTCGGAAATCCAGCCTAAGCGGGTGATGATCACCACCTCGGTAGATCGGTTTGACCTAGCGCTCTCTTTTCACGAGGCTGGCTATGAAGCGACATATTGCGACCTTATGTTCGCGTTGGGACTGCCCATTCCAGTTCACTCGCTGCGCACCGTGCGGGTGTTGGCCGCGCTATTCTTGCCCCTGCTAGGGCATTTGCCGCTTAGCATGATCTATCCCACTGGCGCCAAGCAGCATCAGATCGTCCCTAAGTTTGGCCGATGGTATCAGTGGGCCACGGTCATCGCGGGCGATTTCAACTACATTCGGCGCCACTTGCCGAACCGATTGGATGGCAAGGTCGTAGTCACCAACACCACTACCGAGTCGGATATCGAGCTACTGCACTGTCGGGGCGTTAAGTACCTGGTCACCTCCACACCGCGCCTGAACGGGCGCACGTTTGGCACGAATGTCATGGAAGCGCTATTGACCGCGCTAGCGGGGAAGGGCCGGCCATTGACCCAGCAGGAGCTACGCGAGATGATGCGGTTTGTAGACATCACGCCCACTATCACAAGGCTCAATTGAAGACCAACTAAGCCGGGATGGCAGGGCGTCTCCCTCTGCCCTCATTCAGCGACTAGAAGTTCTTGGATCTGCGCGACGAACGCTCGCCCCTCTTTGTCGTCTGAGACGATTTCGATCTGCTCTGGTTTAGTCACGCCAATACCTAGTTCAACGGCGCGCGCAATTTGCTCTTGCTCAAAAATGGGGCCACGGCTCACCTCGGGCGTAGTACCGAAGCTACGTAAGATGGCCACGCCAACGGCATCTATGGCGATGCGATCCGTGCTGGCGAGGATTACACCAGCCTGTACTAGCTCCCCGCGTTCGGGCCCTCCTCTCACAAACGCCTCTACTCCGTCGAGGACGATCACGTTAGGAACATAGGCGGCGTTGATCTCAGCGATCATCAAACGCTGATAAGGTGAATTGTGTAGCTCATTCATGTAATTATAGCTTTGACCAGGCACGATTTTAGCCACCAACCCCACTGAGTTCTTCAGCGAGAGGGTGAAATGCCCACCATAGCGGTGGGTCTTGAGGCAGCAAGTCTGAACGATATATGGAGTTTCGCGGGCCAAACGAGCGATGGGGAACCCATTTCGCCAGTGGCCATCAGGGAGCTGAACGAGCTCCCAGCCATCGGCGGGCAATTCATCCAGGACCTGAACCTTGAAGCCTAACTCCTGCCCCAACGCGAAGATCCCCTTTTGCTCCATAACCCGGCGAGTATTTCCCATGCCGCTGCGGTCCGCCACAGTGATGGCATCAACACCATTATCCTGAAGCCATCTTACCAGCGTGCGCAACACATCGAGATGCGTCGAGCCAGGCGTAGGGTCAGCGCTATTGAAGTTGGGCTTGAGGAGGGTTGGGACTCCGGAGGGAGGTTGAATGCTCAACAGCGACAGCGCGCGTCTCGTGCCTTCTGCGCGATCCGTTGTGCGAATGAGGGCGACTTGAGCCCTCGGCGGCGCCCCCTGTTTTGTAATAAAGGCAGGCGATGGGGTTGGTGGAGCGGGCTCAGCGACCGATGGGGTGGACAACGTCCCTGGCATGAGGGGGGCACAAGCCGCGCAAACGGTTGCGGCTGCGAAGGTTAGAAACTCACGGCGGGTGCGGCGATGCGATGATCTACCCCGCTGGCGAGATACCGGATGACGGCTCATCTTTTCCTCCTGCTCTTTTCATAAGCCAAGTTTCAATGCGCCAGTTCAATTCCCAGCTCTCGGCAACGTTCCTGAACATCTGGCTCAGGGGCCAGAGTGATAAAAACCCCGCGCACGGTTTTGTCGGGATAGAGCAGGCGCAGCAATTCCACTTTCTCGGCCAGGTCGTCCACATCATCTACCTCAGCCGCGCTTTTGACCTCAAAGGCCAAATACTCGTCGTCAGCGGCTATGAGATCCACCTCTTTTTGGCGGCCACGCGGGAAGACCCAACCTTCGGCATCTACGATCTTCTGACGCAGACGAATGCTTTCAGGACGAATATCCGGGCGCCTTAGAGCCAGCCGTAAGGCAGCCGCGACTACGTCTTCCAGATTACGTCCAGAGCGTACCTGGGCCCGTCCCACCACTAACTCAACCCAATCCCGTAGATCTTGAAAGTGTTTGGTTATTTGTTCAAAACGCTGATCCATTTGCTCAAAGCGCCGATCTATCTGTTCGAAGCGCTGGTCCATCTGATCAAGACGATGCTCGATTTGCTCGAAGCGGCGATCCATCTGATCAAGACGACGCTCAATTTGCTCGAAGCGCTGGTCCATCTGGTCGAGACGACGCTCGACTTGTTCGAAGCGGCGATCTATCTGCTCAAAGCGCTGCATTGTCTCTAAGCGATGTTGATGAAACTCAGCACGAAAATCGCGCAGTTCAGCCATCAAAGCAGCCACTTCCTCGCGTCGCACAAACACCTTTAAGAAAGCTAGATAAAGCCGCTCCTGCAGCTCGGGGCGGCGCTCTAGCAGAGCAGGAATTCTCTCTTCCAGGATTGTAAGCAGCTCTTCATCAGTCAGGACAGAGGGAGACGATCTCATCTTCACACCTCAAAATAGCGCTTAAAACCCCTGAAGCCGGCTCAGGTCGGCGATCCCATCCGGCAACGCGGCCACATGCTGGACCAACCCTAACCGTGCCGATCGCACCTCTAGATCATCTGCCATCACCAGGATATCAGTAAAGAAATTGTTGATGGGATCTTTCAATGTCCGTAAAGCCGCTACTAACTCGGTCACTCTACTTGCCGGCGTCACGTAATCGCGCACGGTCAGATACGCTTGGTACAGCCGTTGAGCGCTAGGCTCCTTTAGCCGATCCGGCTGCAACGGATGACGTTCCTTCAGATCCCGAACGATGCGTTTACAACGCGCATATGCGACGAGCACCTCGCTCCAGTCAGGAGCTTCTACCTCTTTCGCCAGCTCCTGCACAGTCCGATATGCTCGCAGCGGATCGTCACCGCGGGCGGCCAGCACGGCATCTACCACATCAAAACGGTAGCCCTCATCTAACAGCCAGGCACGCAACCGCCCTTCGATAAAAGCTGCAGCCTCTTCCAAGCGCTCTGAAGAGGCCGGAATCGGCAGTAGTTCAGCCGCCATACGCAGGCCTTCGCGGATCGAGAACGAGATCTCATGCCCGATCAGGATATGGATTAAGCCCAACGCAGCCCGCCGCAGCCCAAACGGATCTGCCGACCCCGTGGGCGCCAAACCCACAGCGAACAGGCCTGCTAGGCTATCTAGCCGATCTGCGACAGCCAACAGCGTGCCGATAGGCGTCTCCGGCAGATGATCGCCGGTGAAGCGAGGCAGGTAATGTTCTTCGATCGCCCAGGCTACCTCCTCCGGCTCACCACTCGAGAGGGCGTAATAGCGTCCCATGATCCCCTGCAAGCTGGTCATCTCCACCACCATACTGGTGACTAGATCGGCTTTGCACAGATAAGCGGCCCGCTTCGCCAACGGATACAACACTGGATCAAGGCCCATTCGCGGCGCCAACTGCTCTATCAGCCGAACCAGCCGATCCGATTTGTCTAGCATGGAGCCCAACTGCTCCTGGAACGTCAGCGTGGCCAGCCGCGGGCGGTAGCTCTCCAGCGGCTGCTCTTGGTCATGGCGCCAGAAGTAAGCAGCATCGGCATAACGCGCTCGTAGTACGTCGGCATATCCCCGAGCCACCAGTGCCGGATCACTCGGCCGGCCGTTGGCCACCGTGATGAAATAAGGCAACAACAACTCGGCCACTCGCTGGCCGGTTGACCCATTGGCCCGCTTAATCACCGGGAAACATCGCTGGTGCTTTTTCATGACGCCTATGAGCACTTCCGGCGGCAGGCTCAGATACTCTGGCTCAAACTCGCCCAAGAGCGCAAAGGGCGCTTCCACCAGATCGGTGACCTCATCGAGCAAGGCCGAATCATCAGGCACCAAT
This genomic interval from Anaerolineae bacterium contains the following:
- a CDS encoding quinate 5-dehydrogenase, producing the protein MKRVVSISLGSSARDKRVELELMGERVLIERIGCDGDEQKARRLYRELDGQVDAFGVGGADLNVRVFDRYYPIYGARRLVADVKRTPVVDGDGVRQIVERQLAQRIEEQIGSEIQPKRVMITTSVDRFDLALSFHEAGYEATYCDLMFALGLPIPVHSLRTVRVLAALFLPLLGHLPLSMIYPTGAKQHQIVPKFGRWYQWATVIAGDFNYIRRHLPNRLDGKVVVTNTTTESDIELLHCRGVKYLVTSTPRLNGRTFGTNVMEALLTALAGKGRPLTQQELREMMRFVDITPTITRLN
- a CDS encoding DUF362 domain-containing protein; the encoded protein is MSRHPVSRQRGRSSHRRTRREFLTFAAATVCAACAPLMPGTLSTPSVAEPAPPTPSPAFITKQGAPPRAQVALIRTTDRAEGTRRALSLLSIQPPSGVPTLLKPNFNSADPTPGSTHLDVLRTLVRWLQDNGVDAITVADRSGMGNTRRVMEQKGIFALGQELGFKVQVLDELPADGWELVQLPDGHWRNGFPIARLARETPYIVQTCCLKTHRYGGHFTLSLKNSVGLVAKIVPGQSYNYMNELHNSPYQRLMIAEINAAYVPNVIVLDGVEAFVRGGPERGELVQAGVILASTDRIAIDAVGVAILRSFGTTPEVSRGPIFEQEQIARAVELGIGVTKPEQIEIVSDDKEGRAFVAQIQELLVAE